In Trifolium pratense cultivar HEN17-A07 linkage group LG7, ARS_RC_1.1, whole genome shotgun sequence, a genomic segment contains:
- the LOC123899089 gene encoding chromo domain protein LHP1-like codes for MRKTKKSSSTTSDSECCKQTDQTPSASVDAPPKLDDGFYEIETIRRKRLRKGEVQYLIKWRGWPETANTWEPLHNLQSVPDLIHAFEESLKSGGGGVGVGVVGVGVGGAKHHRKRTRRTTTLPPHSQPPQTGISNLLNTSQQHIAQTNHLNHHSNELKPTPNTGLHADNLSIHFQQTLISTPNDARSNGDSLQTDRYTGAKRRKSSSVKRFKKEDSACQSVDTKNATDISVGKLEPGGWTQTAGYMGNNSHQSIANAIVKIIKPIGYSASLSCYMQDVSVTFMALRSDGTEVMVDNKYLKTNNPLLLINFYEQHLRYNPTS; via the exons ATGAGAAAGACGAAGAAGAGCAGCAGTACTACATCAGATTCAGAGTGTTGTAAACAAACAGACCAAACCCCTTCTGCTTCTGTTGATGCTCCTCCCAAGCTTGATGATGGCTTCTATGAAATTGAAACCATACGCCGTAAGAGGCTCCGCAAG gGTGAGGTCCAGTACCTGATTAAATG GCGCGGGTGGCCGGAGACTGCCAACACTTGGGAACCTCTTCATAATCTACAGTCTGTTCCAGATCTCATTCATGCTTTTGAAGAAAG CCTCAAATCAGGTGGTGGTGGTGTAGGAGTAGGAGTAGTAGGAGTTGGAGTAGGAGGAGCAAAACATCATCGCAAGCGCACCCGACGCACCACCACCCTTCCACCTCACTCTCAACCACCACAAACTGGAATATCCAATCTACTCAATACCTCACAACAACACATTGCTCAAACCAATCACCTAAATCATCATTCCAATGAACTCAAACCAACCCCAAATACTGGCCTCCATGCAGATAACCTCTCAATACATTTCCAACAAACTCTCATTTCAACACCCAATGATGCTCGCTCCAACGGGGATTCACTTCAAACTGACCGCTACACAGGAGCTAAAAGGAGAAAATCTAGCTCCGTTAAAAGGTTCAAGAAAGAGGATTCTGCATGTCAATCTGTTGACACAAAGAATGCAACTGACATATCTGTTGGTAAGCTTGAACCCGGTGGTTGGACACAAACTGCTGGCTATATGGGGAATAACAGTCATCAAAGCATTGCCAATGCTATTGTCAAGATTATAAAGCCAATAGGCTATTCAGCTTCTCTATCTTGCTACATGCAAGATGTATCAGTCACCTTTATGGCTTTGAG GTCCGATGGAACAGAAGTAATGGTGGATAACAAATATCTCAAGACAAACAATCCACTACTG CTGATCAATTTCTATGAGCAGCATCTCCGATACAATCCTACTTCTTAA